A region from the Trachemys scripta elegans isolate TJP31775 chromosome 22, CAS_Tse_1.0, whole genome shotgun sequence genome encodes:
- the LOC117869013 gene encoding calcium/calmodulin-dependent protein kinase type IV-like — MPTSNPGAEYWIDGSHRNSALEDFYTMGPELGRGATSVVNSCEEKGTHTQYAAKILKKTIDKKIVRTEIGVLLRLSHPHIIKLKEIFETPSEIVLILELVTGGELFDRIVERGFYSERDAAHVVKQILEAVSYLHENGVVHRDLKPENLLYADLSPDAPLKIGDFGLSKIVDEQDTMKTVCGTPGYCAPEILHGCPYGPEVDMWSVGVITYILLCGFEPFFDPRGDQYMYGRILNCDYEFVSPWWDEVSLNAKDLVQKLIVLDPQKRLTVHQALGHPWVTGKAAKFAHMDSTQKKLQEFNARRKLKAAMKAVVASSRLGNHGHHDSSRNGRTHEGTKEPCLAQAAENSCLQDNPDSSSMASRPESSATGPSAKAENLEAFQSDCPAAPKVAFNGASCES; from the exons GGGTGCCACTTCCGTGGTGAACAGCTGTGAAGAGAAAGGAACCCACACGCAGTACGCGGCCAAAATCCTGAAGAAGACG atTGACAAAAAGATTGTACGGACGGAAATCGGCGTCTTACTGAGGCTTTCGCACCCCCACATT ATCAAACTGAAGGAGATCTTCGAAACGCCCTCCGAGATTGTGCTCATACTTGAACTAGTGACGGGAGGAGAGCTCTTTGACAG GATTGTAGAGAGAGGATTCTACAGCGAAAGAGACGCAGCCCATGTGGTCAAGCAGATCCTAGAAGCTGTATCT TATTTGCATGAAAATGGAGTCGTCCACCGTGATCTGAAACCAGAGAATCTCCTGTATGCAGACCTTTCCCCAGATGCCCCTCTCAAAATCG GTGATTTTGGATTGTCCAAGATAGTGGACGAGCAGGACACCATGAAGACTGTTTGTGGTACTCCGGGATATTGCG CGCCTGAGATTCTCCATGGCTGTCCGTATGGCCCCGAAGTGGATATGTGGTCTGTGGGTGTCATAACGTATATACT GCTTTGTGGGTTTGAACCATTTTTTGATCCAAGAGGGGACCAGTACATGTACGGCAGGATACTGAACTGTGACTATGAGTTTGTTTCCCCTTGGTGGGATGAAGTCTCCCTCAATGCCAAGGACTTG GTTCAAAAACTGATAGTCTTGGACCCACAGAAGAGGCTAACAGTACATCAAGCACTGGGACACCCCTGGGTCACTGGCAAAGCAGCTAAATTTGCTCATATGGATAGCACACAAAAGAAACTGCAAGAGTTTAATGCCCGGCGGAAACTGAAG GCTGCAATGAAAGCTGTAGTCGCTTCGAGCCGTCTAGGTAACCACGGGCATCATGACAGCTCCAGAAATGGACGTACTCACGAAGGTACCAAAGAACCGTGCCTGGCTCAGGCAGCTGAGAACTCCTGTCTTCAAGACAATCCCGATAGCTCTTCCATGGCCAGCCGCCCAGAATCCAGCGCAAcaggtccctcagcaaaggcaGAGAACCTGGAAGCTTTCCAAAGTGattgccctgcagctcccaaggtTGCGTTTAATGGGGCCAGCTGTGAAAGTTAA